One part of the Enterococcus sp. DIV1094 genome encodes these proteins:
- a CDS encoding PepSY domain-containing protein, which produces MKSKVIFTGLFSLLFLAGCQQNQTTTPTSTTTQTSETTVVSSTNKSEDSSTANSVTSSSEASSSQSTNPEIKVSVERAIELFQNKYPDAAVTSLELDSDWGSYFYKIEGVDDENEYSVRINANDEQLDAENPERLDRDEQNGQKKSEDALDVSNLISIEEAGKIAVEKVGGGTATDWDLDKELGTTYWDVKVKNGNQTTNVKINSQTGEILSTEIDD; this is translated from the coding sequence ATGAAATCAAAAGTTATTTTTACAGGTTTATTTTCTTTACTATTTTTGGCAGGCTGCCAGCAGAACCAAACAACTACACCAACAAGTACGACTACCCAAACTTCAGAAACAACAGTTGTTTCTTCTACAAACAAGTCAGAAGACAGTTCAACAGCTAACTCAGTGACTAGCTCAAGTGAGGCTTCTTCTTCACAATCTACAAATCCAGAGATCAAAGTTTCTGTAGAACGAGCAATCGAGTTATTCCAAAATAAATACCCTGACGCAGCAGTTACTAGTTTAGAATTAGACAGTGATTGGGGCAGCTATTTCTACAAAATCGAAGGTGTCGATGACGAAAACGAATATTCAGTAAGGATCAATGCAAACGATGAACAACTTGATGCAGAAAATCCAGAAAGATTAGATCGTGACGAGCAAAATGGTCAGAAAAAATCTGAAGATGCTTTAGATGTAAGTAACCTGATCTCAATTGAAGAAGCCGGAAAAATCGCAGTTGAAAAAGTTGGCGGAGGCACAGCGACAGATTGGGACCTTGATAAAGAGCTAGGAACTACTTATTGGGATGTAAAAGTCAAAAACGGCAACCAAACGACAAATGTAAAAATCAATAGTCAAACAGGAGAAATTTTGTCTACTGAAATCGATGATTAA